Proteins from a single region of Streptomyces vinaceus:
- a CDS encoding PIG-L family deacetylase, which produces MPIARRRFLLAALLPVLTVGATGVLAVATGQQTSAEATDTQERNADAAVVASTTSGSVVQVVAHPDDDLFFMNPDLSRSLTAGLQLTTVYLTSGEADGRNEANGSGLKDPEQPADRAHYAEARQNGIRSAYAQMATGDRTSAWKRTAIPTAGGGRAELDVLIARPQVNLVWLQMREARNPTAENPDSLRGLWNGKIPALGAQLTSGSPVKQQYSYTKDQVVQSIAGLLALYKPTTIRMQDPTPGRYHDTGKYTDHQDHMYGARFVQAATAAYAAQVTDRPRFSVQNYLGYHNGTLPHALDPDTAETKIGFLKTYAWLDHQDYCGSPSGCGDRKVASSPTGRNWAQSLRYARADTTSWLAPGTGGRLYAFAALDGQMALWTRPGANGAAPAAWTGPTLLPGTGIDPGASTARFPDGRVAVLATRTALGPAPADYRREIVYAVQTAPDGPFGPWQSLGTPEGADEEGTSAISAPAAAVTADGRLTVYVRDSRRTLRAREQQPDGVFGPWQRLGGEDLQSDPVTAVDASGRRQVYATTTKSVLAWAQPAPGAPLQGPFPTGLPATTVPLSAAPEGAGVRLYFRRPDSGVVRTALVTAGSDKPQVSSVAEAGGRAGYGAVGVAGRLLSGRADTGTVGTTGLGGPPAWTESQMLYAGAPAGVLEPAGSTTTAVLGLDAELHITTTLPTTPTPRTPWHRAVPPK; this is translated from the coding sequence ATGCCGATTGCCCGTCGCCGCTTCCTCCTCGCTGCCCTCCTTCCCGTCCTCACCGTCGGCGCCACGGGCGTGCTCGCCGTCGCGACCGGCCAGCAGACGTCCGCCGAGGCCACCGACACCCAGGAGCGGAACGCGGACGCCGCGGTCGTCGCGAGCACCACCTCCGGATCGGTCGTCCAGGTCGTCGCCCACCCCGACGACGACCTGTTCTTCATGAACCCGGACCTCAGCCGCTCGCTGACCGCCGGCCTCCAGCTCACCACCGTCTACCTGACCTCCGGCGAGGCCGACGGCCGCAACGAGGCCAACGGGTCCGGCCTCAAGGACCCGGAGCAGCCCGCCGACCGCGCCCACTACGCGGAGGCCCGGCAGAACGGCATCCGCAGCGCCTACGCCCAGATGGCCACCGGCGACCGCACCAGCGCCTGGAAGCGCACGGCCATACCCACCGCGGGCGGCGGCCGGGCCGAGCTCGACGTCCTCATAGCCCGGCCGCAGGTCAACCTGGTCTGGCTGCAGATGCGCGAGGCCCGCAACCCCACCGCCGAGAACCCGGACAGCCTGCGCGGCCTGTGGAACGGCAAGATACCGGCGCTCGGCGCCCAGTTGACCTCCGGCAGCCCCGTCAAGCAGCAGTACTCGTACACCAAGGACCAGGTGGTCCAGTCGATAGCCGGGCTGCTCGCGCTGTACAAGCCGACGACGATACGGATGCAGGACCCGACCCCGGGCCGGTACCACGACACCGGCAAGTACACCGACCACCAGGACCACATGTACGGCGCGCGCTTCGTGCAGGCCGCCACCGCCGCGTACGCCGCCCAGGTCACCGACCGGCCGCGGTTCTCGGTGCAGAACTACCTCGGCTACCACAACGGGACCCTGCCGCACGCGCTGGACCCGGATACGGCCGAGACGAAGATAGGCTTCCTCAAGACGTACGCCTGGCTCGACCACCAGGACTACTGCGGCAGCCCCTCGGGTTGCGGGGACCGCAAGGTGGCGAGCAGTCCCACCGGCCGCAACTGGGCCCAGTCGCTGCGCTACGCCCGCGCCGACACCACCTCCTGGCTGGCGCCGGGGACCGGCGGCCGGCTCTACGCCTTCGCCGCCCTGGACGGGCAGATGGCCCTCTGGACGCGGCCGGGCGCGAACGGTGCGGCGCCCGCGGCCTGGACCGGCCCGACCCTCCTCCCCGGCACCGGGATCGACCCGGGCGCGAGCACGGCCCGGTTCCCGGACGGCCGCGTCGCGGTCCTCGCCACCCGTACCGCGCTCGGTCCGGCGCCGGCGGACTACCGGCGCGAGATCGTGTACGCCGTCCAGACCGCGCCCGACGGCCCGTTCGGGCCCTGGCAGTCGCTCGGCACCCCCGAGGGCGCCGACGAGGAGGGCACCTCCGCGATCAGCGCGCCCGCGGCGGCCGTCACCGCCGACGGCCGGCTGACCGTCTACGTCCGCGACTCCCGCCGCACCCTGCGCGCCCGCGAACAGCAACCGGACGGCGTGTTCGGGCCCTGGCAGCGCCTGGGCGGCGAGGACCTGCAGAGCGACCCGGTGACGGCGGTCGACGCGTCGGGGCGCCGTCAGGTGTACGCCACCACCACCAAGTCGGTCCTGGCCTGGGCCCAGCCCGCCCCGGGCGCCCCCCTCCAGGGGCCGTTCCCGACGGGCCTGCCGGCCACCACGGTCCCGCTGTCGGCGGCTCCGGAGGGCGCGGGCGTCCGCCTCTACTTCCGGCGCCCCGACTCGGGGGTCGTCCGTACGGCCCTGGTCACGGCGGGCTCCGACAAGCCGCAGGTCTCCAGCGTCGCGGAGGCCGGCGGCCGGGCGGGCTACGGCGCGGTCGGCGTCGCGGGCCGCCTCCTGTCGGGCCGCGCGGACACGGGCACGGTGGGCACGACGGGACTGGGCGGCCCGCCGGCGTGGACGGAGTCGCAGATGCTGTACGCGGGCGCCCCGGCCGGCGTCCTCGAACCGGCGGGCTCCACGACGACGGCGGTCCTCGGCCTCGACGCGGAACTCCACATCACGACGACCCTGCCCACCACCCCCACCCCCCGCACCCCGTGGCACAGGGCGGTCCCCCCGAAGTGA
- a CDS encoding PIG-L family deacetylase produces the protein MPERPPFQGHTPWPGGPGGSPFDDPAPAPGGPAPTPAPAPGGPAPAAARGGRRAARRARAAEAAGHRSARARSRIVKAVCAVAAVAAGCMLLLRGGEALAGIGGDRRGPAPATAVDAPDPGRVLQIVAHPDDDLYFMNPDLRYSIAAGHPVTTVYLTAGEADGVNATEGKQSTTAPNKPAYAEARQNGIRAAYAKMATGDRTSAWKRTAVPTKGGGHAEVDVLVAKPEVNLVWLQLREAGTVYDSAPDSLHGLWDGKIPALGAQLASGSPVKQRFSYSKDQVVRTLVGVLEQYGPTTVRAQDPTPGRFPDTKKYTDHQDHFYGARFVQAALAAYAKDVDAKDRPHFAVQNYVGYFNGSLPSALDPDEAKEKLDILDTYAWLDKQNHCGSDAGCGDLKVADHPAGNGWTSTVNYARGTGTSWLTSDKDHGLWAFKVLDGQVALWHRSGPIGAWSGPRLLPGTGMDPGVATVTLPDGRIAAFGTRTSFGARPAEYRREVVYTVQKAPGTEEFGDWQSLGTPETADENWTSDISAPAVAVDGTGQLAAYVRDGAGSLRGRVQLANGGWGPWASYGGSGLHGTPVTATDGAGRRMVFAATTKSVVGWTQPKPGAPLGPATPTGLPDTTLPLTAQGREGGVRLWFRKPGSGNVRTALVTGDGGLKVNHLTDLGGLQGFGSVTASGHVLAGRSAGGLLGSGLGEGRPWERSPLMFVGAPSSTATGRNLVSLAVVGLDARLYVTSSADDADAHLAPWVPVGPRNAAR, from the coding sequence ATGCCCGAACGACCCCCCTTCCAGGGCCACACTCCCTGGCCGGGCGGACCGGGCGGGAGCCCCTTCGACGACCCGGCCCCGGCGCCCGGCGGCCCGGCCCCGACCCCGGCCCCGGCGCCCGGCGGCCCGGCCCCGGCGGCCGCACGCGGCGGCCGGCGTGCCGCGCGGCGGGCACGGGCCGCCGAGGCCGCGGGCCACCGGAGCGCACGCGCACGGAGCCGGATCGTCAAGGCGGTCTGCGCCGTTGCCGCCGTCGCGGCGGGCTGCATGCTCCTGCTCCGCGGCGGCGAGGCCCTCGCCGGCATCGGCGGCGACCGGCGCGGTCCCGCCCCGGCCACCGCCGTCGACGCGCCCGACCCCGGCCGGGTGCTCCAGATCGTCGCCCACCCCGACGACGACCTGTACTTCATGAACCCCGACCTGCGGTACTCCATAGCCGCCGGCCACCCCGTCACCACCGTCTACCTCACCGCCGGCGAGGCGGACGGCGTCAACGCCACCGAAGGCAAACAGAGCACCACCGCGCCCAACAAGCCCGCCTACGCCGAAGCCCGCCAGAACGGCATCCGCGCCGCCTACGCCAAGATGGCCACCGGCGACCGCACCAGCGCCTGGAAGCGCACGGCCGTCCCCACCAAGGGCGGCGGCCACGCCGAGGTCGACGTCCTCGTCGCCAAGCCCGAGGTCAACCTCGTCTGGCTGCAGCTGCGCGAGGCCGGCACCGTCTACGACAGCGCCCCCGACAGCCTGCACGGCCTGTGGGACGGCAAGATACCGGCGCTCGGCGCCCAGCTCGCCTCCGGCAGCCCGGTCAAGCAGCGCTTCTCGTACTCCAAGGACCAGGTCGTCCGCACCCTCGTCGGCGTCCTGGAGCAGTACGGGCCGACCACCGTCCGCGCCCAGGACCCCACCCCCGGCCGGTTCCCCGACACCAAGAAGTACACCGACCACCAGGACCACTTCTACGGCGCCCGCTTCGTGCAGGCCGCCCTCGCCGCGTACGCGAAGGACGTCGACGCCAAGGACCGCCCGCACTTCGCGGTGCAGAACTACGTCGGCTACTTCAACGGCTCCCTGCCCAGCGCCCTGGACCCCGACGAGGCCAAGGAGAAGCTGGACATCCTGGACACGTACGCCTGGCTCGACAAGCAGAACCACTGCGGCAGCGACGCCGGCTGCGGCGACCTCAAGGTCGCCGACCACCCCGCCGGCAACGGCTGGACCTCCACCGTCAACTACGCCCGCGGCACCGGCACCTCCTGGCTGACCTCCGACAAGGACCACGGCCTGTGGGCCTTCAAGGTGCTCGACGGCCAGGTCGCCCTCTGGCACCGCTCCGGCCCCATCGGCGCCTGGAGCGGTCCGCGCCTGCTGCCCGGCACCGGCATGGACCCGGGCGTGGCCACCGTCACCCTCCCGGACGGGAGGATCGCCGCCTTCGGCACCCGTACGTCCTTCGGCGCGCGGCCCGCGGAGTACCGGCGCGAGGTCGTGTACACCGTCCAGAAGGCCCCCGGCACGGAGGAGTTCGGGGACTGGCAGTCGCTCGGCACGCCCGAGACCGCCGATGAGAACTGGACCTCCGACATCAGCGCCCCCGCCGTCGCGGTCGACGGCACGGGGCAGTTGGCGGCGTACGTCCGCGACGGCGCGGGCTCCCTGCGCGGCCGGGTGCAGCTCGCGAACGGCGGCTGGGGGCCGTGGGCCTCGTACGGCGGCTCCGGCCTGCACGGCACCCCGGTCACCGCCACCGACGGCGCCGGGCGGCGCATGGTGTTCGCGGCGACCACCAAGTCGGTGGTGGGCTGGACGCAGCCCAAGCCCGGCGCCCCGCTCGGGCCGGCCACCCCCACGGGGCTGCCGGACACGACGCTGCCGCTGACCGCGCAGGGGCGCGAGGGCGGGGTGCGGCTGTGGTTCCGCAAGCCCGGCTCGGGCAATGTCCGTACCGCCCTGGTCACGGGCGACGGCGGGCTGAAGGTCAACCACCTCACCGACCTCGGCGGGCTCCAGGGCTTCGGCTCGGTGACGGCGAGCGGGCACGTGCTGGCCGGCCGCTCGGCCGGCGGGCTGCTGGGCTCGGGCCTCGGGGAGGGGCGGCCGTGGGAGCGCTCGCCGCTGATGTTCGTCGGGGCGCCGTCGTCCACGGCGACCGGCAGGAACCTGGTCAGCCTGGCGGTGGTGGGGCTCGACGCGCGCCTGTACGTGACCTCGTCGGCGGACGACGCGGACGCGCACCTCGCGCCGTGGGTGCCGGTGGGCCCGCGCAACGCCGCTCGCTGA
- a CDS encoding bifunctional [glutamine synthetase] adenylyltransferase/[glutamine synthetase]-adenylyl-L-tyrosine phosphorylase: MTVPGRRSSTFMRLLRSGFTDPSAAARLLDSDALASVRTDPVLLDALGATADPDLALLGLVRLAEAQSADERPALLDTLVSAKPLRDRLLGVLGASEALGDHLARHPRDWHALVTYEAADLHPGLAEFEQGLAQAHDPVALRVAYRRCLLSIAARDVCGTIDVAQTAAELADLATATLRAALRIASAAAPDDAAACRLAVIAMGKCGGNELNYVSDVDVIFVGETAPGTDEGKGIQAATRLASHLMRICSETTIEGTIWPVDANLRPEGRNGPLVRTLASHLAYYQRWAKTWEFQALLKARAVAGDADLGAQYIDAITPLVWHAAERENFVADVQKMRRRVVDNIPAAQVDRELKLGPGGLRDVEFAVQLLQLVHGRSDAGLHSGSTLDALHALAAGGYVGRTDAAQLNDAYRFLRAMEHRIQLYRLRRTHLVPEDEADLRRLGRSLGLRTEPVAELNKAWRRHASVVRRLHEKLFYRPLLDAVAQLAPGEARLSPRAAGQRLEALGYADPASALRHLEALASGVTRKAAIQRTLLPVMLGWFADSADPDAGLLNFRKVSDALGKTPWYLRLLRDEGAAAENLARVLSAGRLAPDLLMRAPEAVALLGDPGGLAPRTHEALEQEVLAAVGRADSAEAGVAAARGVRRRELFRTAAADIIRSYGTEERPAEEDAGALVDRVGGAVSDLTAATVAGALRAAVRHHWGETLPTRFAIIGVGRFGGHELAYGSDADVLFVHEPREGVDEQEAAKAAQTVIAEMRRLLQLPTADPPLLIDADLRPEGRSGPLVRTLSSYAAYYRRWSLTWESQALLRAEPVAGDMELGARFIELIDPLRYPVEGLGEDAVREIRRLKARMESERLPRGADPTLHTKLGRGGLSDVEWTVQLIQMQHAWSEPGLRTTRTREALAAAHAAGLIPTEEAQILDEAWVLATRVRNAVMLVRGRAGDTFPSEARELGAVGRYLGYAEGTVGELLDDYRRITRRARAVVDDLFYGA, translated from the coding sequence ATGACAGTCCCGGGACGCAGGAGCAGTACCTTCATGAGGCTGCTGCGCAGCGGCTTCACCGACCCCTCGGCCGCCGCCCGGCTGCTCGACTCCGACGCGCTGGCCTCCGTACGCACCGATCCGGTGCTCCTCGACGCCCTCGGGGCCACCGCCGATCCCGACCTGGCCCTCCTCGGGCTCGTCCGGCTCGCCGAGGCGCAGAGCGCGGACGAGCGGCCCGCGCTCCTGGACACCCTCGTCAGCGCCAAGCCGCTGCGCGACCGCCTCCTCGGCGTGCTCGGCGCCTCCGAGGCGCTCGGCGACCACCTCGCCCGGCACCCCCGCGACTGGCACGCGCTCGTCACCTACGAGGCCGCCGACCTGCACCCGGGGCTCGCCGAGTTCGAGCAGGGACTCGCCCAGGCCCACGACCCCGTCGCCCTGCGCGTCGCCTACCGCCGCTGCCTGCTCTCCATCGCCGCCCGCGACGTCTGCGGCACCATCGACGTGGCCCAGACCGCCGCCGAGCTCGCCGACCTCGCCACCGCCACCCTGCGCGCAGCCCTGCGGATCGCGTCCGCCGCCGCCCCGGACGACGCCGCCGCCTGCCGGCTCGCCGTCATCGCCATGGGCAAGTGCGGGGGCAACGAGCTCAATTACGTCTCCGACGTCGACGTCATCTTCGTCGGGGAGACCGCCCCCGGCACCGACGAGGGCAAGGGCATCCAGGCCGCCACCCGCCTCGCCTCCCACCTCATGCGGATCTGCTCCGAGACCACCATCGAGGGCACCATCTGGCCCGTCGACGCCAACCTGCGCCCCGAGGGCCGCAACGGCCCCCTCGTCCGCACCCTCGCCTCCCACCTCGCCTACTACCAGCGCTGGGCCAAGACCTGGGAGTTCCAGGCCCTCCTCAAGGCCCGCGCCGTCGCCGGCGACGCGGACCTGGGAGCCCAGTACATCGACGCCATAACGCCGTTGGTCTGGCACGCCGCCGAACGCGAGAACTTCGTCGCCGACGTCCAGAAGATGCGCCGCCGCGTCGTCGACAACATCCCCGCGGCCCAGGTCGACCGCGAGCTCAAGCTCGGTCCCGGCGGCCTGCGCGACGTCGAGTTCGCCGTCCAGCTCCTCCAGCTCGTCCACGGCCGCAGCGACGCCGGCCTGCACTCCGGCTCCACCCTCGACGCCCTGCACGCCCTCGCCGCCGGCGGATACGTGGGCCGCACCGACGCCGCCCAGCTGAACGACGCGTACCGCTTCCTGCGCGCCATGGAGCACCGCATCCAGCTGTACCGGCTGCGCCGCACCCACCTCGTCCCCGAGGACGAGGCCGACCTGCGCCGCCTGGGCCGCTCGCTGGGGCTGCGCACCGAACCCGTCGCCGAACTCAACAAGGCCTGGCGCCGCCACGCCTCCGTGGTCCGGCGCCTGCACGAGAAGCTCTTCTACCGGCCGCTGCTCGACGCCGTCGCCCAGCTCGCCCCCGGCGAGGCCCGGCTCTCCCCCCGCGCCGCCGGCCAGCGCCTCGAAGCCCTCGGCTACGCCGACCCCGCCTCGGCCCTGCGCCACCTCGAAGCCCTCGCCTCCGGCGTCACCCGCAAGGCCGCCATCCAGCGCACCCTGCTCCCGGTCATGCTCGGCTGGTTCGCCGACTCCGCCGACCCGGACGCCGGCCTGCTGAACTTCCGCAAGGTCTCCGACGCCCTGGGCAAGACCCCCTGGTACCTGCGGCTCCTGCGCGACGAGGGCGCCGCCGCCGAGAACCTGGCCCGCGTGCTGTCCGCCGGCCGGCTCGCCCCCGACCTGCTGATGCGCGCCCCCGAGGCCGTCGCCCTGCTCGGCGACCCGGGCGGGCTCGCCCCCCGTACGCACGAGGCGCTGGAGCAGGAGGTGCTCGCCGCCGTCGGCCGCGCCGACAGCGCCGAGGCCGGCGTCGCGGCCGCCCGCGGGGTCCGCCGCCGCGAGCTGTTCCGTACGGCCGCAGCCGACATCATCCGCTCGTACGGTACGGAGGAGCGCCCGGCCGAGGAGGACGCCGGAGCCCTCGTGGACCGCGTCGGCGGCGCCGTCTCCGACCTCACCGCGGCGACCGTCGCCGGAGCCCTGCGCGCCGCCGTCCGCCACCACTGGGGCGAAACCCTGCCCACCCGCTTCGCGATCATCGGCGTCGGCCGCTTCGGCGGCCACGAACTGGCCTACGGATCCGACGCCGACGTCCTGTTCGTCCACGAACCCCGCGAGGGCGTCGACGAACAGGAGGCCGCCAAGGCCGCCCAGACCGTCATCGCCGAAATGCGCAGGCTGCTCCAACTCCCCACCGCCGACCCGCCGCTGCTCATCGACGCCGACCTGCGCCCGGAAGGCCGCTCCGGCCCCCTGGTCCGTACGCTGTCCTCGTACGCCGCCTACTACCGGCGCTGGTCCCTGACCTGGGAGAGCCAGGCCCTGCTGCGCGCCGAACCGGTCGCGGGCGACATGGAGCTCGGCGCCCGCTTCATCGAGCTGATCGACCCGCTGCGCTACCCGGTGGAGGGCCTCGGCGAGGACGCCGTACGCGAGATCCGCCGCCTGAAGGCGCGGATGGAGTCCGAACGCCTCCCGCGCGGCGCCGACCCCACGCTCCACACCAAGCTGGGCCGCGGCGGCCTCAGCGACGTCGAGTGGACCGTCCAGCTGATCCAGATGCAGCACGCCTGGTCGGAACCGGGCCTGCGCACCACCCGGACCCGCGAGGCCCTGGCCGCCGCGCACGCGGCCGGGCTGATCCCGACCGAGGAGGCGCAGATCCTGGACGAGGCCTGGGTACTGGCCACCCGTGTCCGCAACGCCGTGATGCTGGTCCGCGGCCGCGCCGGGGACACCTTCCCCTCGGAGGCCCGCGAACTGGGGGCGGTCGGCCGCTACCTCGGCTACGCGGAGGGCACGGTCGGCGAACTGCTCGACGACTACCGCCGCATCACCCGCCGCGCCCGCGCCGTCGTCGACGACCTGTTCTACGGGGCGTAG
- a CDS encoding TetR/AcrR family transcriptional regulator: MARPRTPLLDRERIAATALQLVAEQGEFSVPQIARALGVQTGSVYHHVDGRAGVVELVRELVCDRIAGETLDLEPWDRALEAWARSYRAAFAASPRAIPLLMTTPVRAPRVLAQYERAVGMLLAAGFTRDRVMPLLTALENLVLGSALDLAAPEAMWEPSPETPLLADALAAVGPGRADAAFDLGLAAFLTYARSLLGGTA; the protein is encoded by the coding sequence ATGGCACGGCCGCGCACCCCCCTCCTCGACCGGGAGCGGATCGCCGCGACCGCCCTGCAACTGGTCGCGGAGCAGGGCGAGTTCAGCGTCCCGCAGATCGCGCGGGCGCTGGGCGTGCAGACCGGGTCGGTGTACCACCACGTGGACGGCCGGGCGGGGGTGGTGGAGCTGGTGCGGGAGCTCGTATGCGATCGGATCGCCGGCGAAACGCTGGACCTGGAGCCGTGGGACCGGGCCCTGGAGGCCTGGGCGCGCTCGTACCGGGCCGCCTTCGCCGCCTCGCCGCGGGCCATCCCGCTGCTGATGACCACGCCGGTGCGGGCCCCCCGGGTGCTGGCCCAGTACGAGCGGGCGGTCGGCATGCTGCTGGCGGCGGGGTTCACCCGTGACCGGGTCATGCCGCTGTTGACGGCGCTGGAGAACCTGGTGCTCGGCTCGGCCCTGGACCTGGCCGCCCCCGAGGCCATGTGGGAGCCCTCCCCCGAGACCCCGCTGCTCGCGGACGCCCTGGCGGCCGTAGGCCCGGGCCGCGCGGACGCCGCCTTCGACCTGGGCCTGGCCGCGTTCCTGACGTACGCCCGCTCCCTGCTGGGGGGTACGGCCTGA
- a CDS encoding APC family permease yields MPATPEPPTDRPPALRRAALGTADISFFVVSAAAPLTVMAGVAPVAILLGGIGAPAGYLLAGLTLAVFAVGFTTMSRHVRSSGGAFYAYVARGLGKRVGIGAALLALVGYNGMEIGVYGLLGTTTADTAHALAGLDVPWLPVSLAGLALIWYGGFRSIDFGAKVLGVLLVAETGILVLLAGGVLLKGGAHGLSAGSFAPGAVLVPGTAAVLAFAFAAFTGFESTVIYRREARDPDRTIPRATYIAVAFLGLFYAFIVWTVIQAFGAEEVVAAAAEDPGGLFFAAITTYVGPWAADLMHLFIVTSVIASLLAFHNAINRYALALAEEGVLPAALGRVHPRHRSPYFAGLVQTALGAVIVLAFALAGADPYQQLLLWVNTPGMIGLMALMLLAAIAVPVYFRRTAHTEGPWRTVVAPIAAALLLAVAICLVVSKVGLFTMASTTVNTVLVALVPAVFLAGLGLAHRLETRRPETYARFAAEPATDVPEGEQPCPLPTPSSPEPASVPSTRPAPRPAR; encoded by the coding sequence ATGCCCGCAACACCGGAACCGCCGACCGACAGACCACCCGCCCTGCGCCGCGCGGCGCTCGGCACCGCCGACATCTCCTTCTTCGTCGTCTCCGCCGCCGCCCCGCTCACCGTCATGGCCGGCGTCGCCCCCGTGGCGATCCTGCTCGGCGGCATCGGCGCCCCCGCCGGGTACCTCCTCGCGGGCCTCACCCTCGCCGTCTTCGCCGTCGGGTTCACCACCATGAGCCGCCACGTCCGCAGCAGCGGCGGCGCCTTCTACGCGTACGTCGCCCGCGGCCTCGGCAAGCGCGTCGGCATCGGCGCCGCCCTGCTCGCCCTCGTCGGCTACAACGGCATGGAGATCGGCGTCTACGGCCTGCTCGGCACCACCACCGCCGACACCGCCCACGCCCTCGCCGGCCTCGACGTCCCCTGGCTGCCCGTCTCCCTCGCCGGCCTCGCCCTCATCTGGTACGGCGGCTTCCGCTCCATCGACTTCGGAGCCAAGGTGCTCGGCGTCCTGCTCGTCGCCGAGACCGGGATACTCGTCCTGCTCGCGGGAGGCGTCCTCCTGAAGGGCGGCGCCCACGGACTCTCGGCCGGCTCCTTCGCCCCCGGCGCGGTCCTCGTCCCCGGCACCGCCGCCGTCCTGGCCTTCGCCTTCGCCGCGTTCACCGGCTTCGAGTCCACCGTCATCTACCGGCGCGAGGCCCGTGACCCCGACCGGACCATCCCGCGCGCCACCTACATCGCCGTCGCCTTCCTCGGCCTCTTCTACGCCTTCATCGTCTGGACCGTCATCCAGGCCTTCGGAGCGGAGGAGGTCGTGGCGGCCGCCGCCGAGGACCCCGGCGGCCTCTTCTTCGCCGCGATCACCACGTACGTCGGCCCCTGGGCGGCCGACCTCATGCACCTGTTCATCGTCACCAGCGTCATCGCCTCCCTCCTCGCCTTCCACAACGCCATCAACCGCTACGCGCTCGCCCTCGCCGAGGAGGGCGTACTGCCCGCCGCCCTCGGCCGGGTCCACCCGCGCCACCGCTCCCCGTACTTCGCCGGGCTCGTCCAGACCGCCCTCGGCGCAGTGATCGTCCTCGCCTTCGCGCTCGCCGGGGCCGATCCGTACCAGCAGCTGCTGCTCTGGGTGAACACGCCGGGCATGATCGGGCTCATGGCGCTGATGCTCCTCGCCGCGATCGCCGTACCCGTCTACTTCCGGCGCACCGCGCACACCGAGGGCCCCTGGCGGACCGTGGTCGCGCCGATCGCCGCCGCCCTGCTGCTGGCCGTCGCGATCTGCCTCGTCGTCTCCAAGGTGGGCCTGTTCACCATGGCCTCCACCACCGTCAACACCGTCCTCGTCGCCCTCGTCCCCGCCGTGTTCCTGGCCGGGCTCGGCCTCGCGCACCGCCTGGAGACCCGCCGCCCCGAGACCTACGCCCGCTTCGCCGCCGAGCCCGCGACCGACGTACCCGAAGGAGAACAGCCGTGCCCGCTGCCGACACCGTCCTCACCGGAGCCCGCGTCCGTACCCTCGACCCGGCCCGCCCCGAGGCCCGCGCGGTAG